Below is a window of Populus alba chromosome 2, ASM523922v2, whole genome shotgun sequence DNA.
ttattttatattagaggCTAATTCACGTTGTTAAtaatgttgtaacccatttttgggtccccacaaaacaaataataaatacaaaaaaaaaaaaacagagaaagctgaaaacggtgccgttttgaacgacaccatcttcttcttcccctggacgcgcgaggcaagggaagaagaagattttcttcCCCACTTTTCACCAACCTCCCTTCCTGCTTTTGCTTAAAAAGACGTCTACCATGGACACCCACTTGCCTACTTTCTATCTGTTGAAGGGACAGTGGAGGGGCGACAACACAGTAGCCGCCCCAGCCACGTCCCTTCCCCTGTTTTTctcctataaaaacaggggtgggggagagaagaaaaaaaaaaagacagagagaggaggaagagaagagaagggagagacagagagaggaaAGCAAAAGAGAccgagagagaaggaaaaagaagaagaagaagaagaagaagaagaagcagacaggagagtaaaacagaggagagagagagagagagagaggaaaacagcACCGCCAGCCACCGCGAACCGCCAgtgccaccaccaccacccctaTCGCATCAGTTGCTGCCAGCATCACCACCGCTCCAGGTAACTTTCTCCCTTTCcctgtcatttttttcttcagcttcatttgcatgcagaacgtttacgttctgcatcAAATGAAGATTATACTGTGcacatgaagattaattagctagttactgtatgcacagtaactagctaataaTATTTCGGTTACTATGCGTATAGTAACTTTAATATGCGCTCTGTTATTATACGCATAGTaactaataattatatttttgctggttactgtgcaccccACAGTAACCAGCCCCTTCTTTATTAtgggctggaacatcagcccacaGTATATGGGCCGGGTCAAGCCTAGCCCAGGATGGTTAGGTCAGATCCGCcccagtttttttaattattttgtaattttacaagtttctcgcgtatttttttatgtcattttgattaatatcaaacagtattttttatgttgttaaaaatacaaaatctgatattaaaatactcggttttcatcaaaaacttccaaaaatacaaaaaaattgaaaaaagagaaaaaatgtttttgtgcatattgtatttttcatacaacaaaaaaacaatgttttagcatgcattttgactttaataaccagtttattaaagtcaagagaatattgaccaaaatttcaaaaacaacaaaaattttattttgtttgcctcttagtatccggggtatgacattacatgtaatgcatattccgaatatttaattattttttttggacaatagaacttggatatgacattacatgtaatgcgtattccgaacaataagaaaccacaacatgaccttagattttatcagacattaaaacaatgcagcctatcttaggtagggcgtagttggggtgctaatactttCCCTTTACGCagccagtctccgtacccgatctctaaagaccagttagggttcctagtaactagaatactaggtggcgactcccatttaAATTTTCCACTGAtaggagacaagaattccttgtctttaTATATTTACCAGAATAAATCCATAttccatttttgttttccttgagggtggacgatcgtcgcGCCGCTACACACGTgcgacaaataaaaaaatagattttgtttttataattacgctattaaaatataaatcatttatataaaatataagaggaaaaaaatttaaaattaaaatataataatctctttaaagcattataaaattaaaaaaatcattttaaaagatcagtaactattaaaaaaaaagttaagaaaacaattttaaaaataaaagagagggtattaatcaatatttaagtagaaaaaataaatgaaaagaaaaggaaaagaaaaagaggcaGGCCCACACACATGACTGGCGAATAAAGTGCCCAAACACATCTATGCTTGGAAGGCCAAGCTTGCTAATGCAGGCGGTAACCCGATAAGAATAGCagcaagcataaaaaaaaaagagatttaaacGAAATAGGGTTAAAACACAAAGaaccataaaattttatttttatttccaaaatattaatctaattaGTTCTTCCTCCATTATAAAAGGTTTACAAGTCTTTATATAAGCCTGAAACTGCAATAAGAAGGCAGAAAGAATCAGAATCCTAATAATCTTTTCCCAGCCCCTCatattcttcatcttttctcaATCATTGATTCTCAACTTTCATTATCTCTTACATGCCGTCTTTAATTGTTCTCATCAAGCAGAAGCTCGATCCTTCAATCTAatcacaattaattttattaacatcTGTTCAAAACCagtttgtattaaaataaattgtttcatctcattctataaatttataaacTCTACTACTTACAAAGTTCTATCAAATTCATAAATCTctagttcttttttctttcaagatcaAAAGGTTGTTTCCTATGCGCTTATATTTAGAATGGGTTTATGATACTATACAAGGATCCATGGTCACTTTCTTCCTATCCTTGTTCCTGTAGGTCCTTTTGTTTTAAGTAACGAGTTTATTCTAAAATCTATCTTTGCATGTCCTCTATCATGAGCTTCTAAACTTCTCCTAAGAAGAACCCCCTAATTCCTTCCTCTCAGACCATGTCTCACTTTTTATCGTCTTCCCACTATGGTTTTTTATCAACATATATTGAGAAAAAATGACCTAGAATTGCAACACATAGCAAACAATAACCTAGAATCATTGGGCTATGATACAAACTAATGCAGACGAAAGCACGACATGGATAACAACAAgcatataaaatagaaaattggTTGAAATAGGTTGTCGCACCCTCGCGGCGAAGCGCGGCTTTCGATGGCGATTTTTTTCGTTATGCGTTTTTGCTTGATtcggttctttggagtcgccacctagtattttggtcactaagaaccctaactggtctttcagagattctaaggcaagagactggttgcgtaaagggaaggtattagcacccctaatacgccctacctaaggtaagctgcatggtgtttggtttatcttataattgctatggtgttggtgttttctaatcccatcagttttcctatgataggtttgctatgatgaacaaacttggactcaaagtctaaaaaaaaagaacccttgGTCAATGTGGATCGCACCTTTAGATATGTCTACAAAGTACCAAGGAGAACCAATGCAGATCTCTtgaaatctgtgtttgattcaagttaaatttattaagatagaaatccaaggagattccatgtgctgtAAAAGCTCAtctttcccttagtatttcaagagtttgcgactcgtaaatcgcaagaaGGAAGGACaaagatttagaaatctaaggaaattcaaagcgctttaaaagcctcctttcgccttagtatttcatactttcacggctcgtaaaccgtggagtcaaaatttgaaaatttaaaatgttctcaattataatcaaggcttctctCAAGGATGTGTGCGGTTTTATTacttccaataatattttggatattcgtcctttaaggatttctttatccaaacattatcagtgaataatagatgaattcctcccaaaataagatttttatagtttttggaatattggccaataccttttggagttttacaaacatgttgtaaaatccagaaatgcaagaaaacaaattttttgatgtttaagaaatccatgcgaaaacacatttttgaaagttcaaatatttgttttttttttaagacattaaaaaaaacatgttagggtattggccgtatgcaacacataagaaaatatttttttgatatatatgtatatttgtcacATCGCGtcgaaaaaccgggtattttaatacgggattgatatttttttttacaacaaaaaaaaaatccagaccTTGAAATAAACATGCCAGAAAATAAAtctctttctcttatttttattttttatttaaaaaaaaaaataggtctgGCCGGGCAAGTGACCCGGCTGGACACATACAGCTTAATGAAAGCTGGTgagttactgttcaagtgaattaaatttcacttgaacagtaacacatgcaaccaaaaaaatacatgcaGAAATGAATAACAGACCTGGAGAAGAATGAAGGAGCTGCAGCAACGTTGAAGGTGTGGTGGCTGGTCTGTCCATGTTCGTCTGTTCCagctcttttcctttttgttctctGCTTGCGTCGGTCTCCTTTCTGGTTAGACAGCGGCTGGAGGCGCAGTGGAGGGAGACTACTGGTTGCTGCTCACGAAAGATGTCCCTGCTCGCTGTTCACGGTGGAACCAGGTTCGCTGCAGTGCTGGACGTGTTGCAGACACGGCGCTGGGGAGGACAGGCTTCTGttttcttgctctctttttctgttttcttgtgAGCTGCTGCTTTGGCTATTGCATATGAAAGAAAACGTTGCACcgatggaagagaagaagacTGGAGACGGAAACGAAGGGACGAAGGCGATGGCGAGGGCGTGCTGGTTGGTCCCTCTGTATTTTCTGTTCATCCTTCCTCTCACTCGCGTCCGTCTTGTCTCTACTGAGAAGAGATGGTTACTGCTGCTATAGCTGGCAGGCTCATGGTAAGAAAAGGGGAGTGAGGGCTGGTGCTTACGGGGGAGATGGTGGTCATGGTTTGGGGAAGATGGTGTGGGTGTACATGGGCTGCTGGTTTGAGTAACAAACGGGGCTGCTGAGGGAGAAGGGAAGCTTGTGTGCAGAGGGAATGTTTTGGCTGAGCAAAGGGAAAGGGGCAGTGACGGCTGTGAGAGGGAGAGTGCTGGGTCTCAAGGTTTGCTGGGGAAAGCAACAACAAAGGAGGAAAGATAGGAGGCTGTGTAACAGAGGGGGGGGATGGAAAAAAACAGTGGACGCCTGTCAAGGCATACTGGTTTTGGCGAGAGAGAATGAAGAGACGGCGAGGtggtgtttctttttaatttcagggAGGTGGCTGCGGCTGTgcgaggaagaagaaaaagtttggtttttttctttgaccgAGGGACAGTGTGCTGCCGCCTCTGCTAGGTTTTCTtgggtttcttgatttttttttttttaaaaaaactcccTTTTGTAAATTTTATGCCCCTGTGTATATGGCTGGATattcatttatatagaaaattctacatgtgtttatttaaaaaaatattacaataattattgcagaaGATTATATTCTATAATCATCACCAACAAATCtcatatatatggtattttatattgcattgattattttccataaccgacacgaatcaaatcatatatccattgtattttatattgcagtatttatatatgatttaacaattatctccttgacatattgcttccttaatattatccctgatgctctatgttatcgccacatgtaaacctttattttttttttttatttgtgaaaaattatcgatacatgggtcaaaaattgggtagcaacatagggttaaaacacaaataaccttgaaatctttttttatatttctaaaatattaatttgatgatttatgCCTCTCTAGGAGGCTTACATGTCTTTATACAAGCCAAAAGTTGGCCTTAACAAAGcagagaaaatcaaaatactaaaataaaaaataaagatagctaataatcataaaatttagaagaaaaaaaaaagcaaaactgaataaaaacaaaatctttataACCTAATTTGAGGACAACTGTGTAGTGGATgaactaataaaaatttaagcctAATCCAATGGTAGGATCAAAAGATATGGTCTCTTTTAGCCACTATACTGGTGTAGTATAACCAAACCTCATCTTGAGCCATTGATCCTTAAAAGCATTTGTTAGGCTATACATATTGTTTGTTTATGACAAATACCCACCTAGTTATGACAGGTCTCCATAAAACTACTCGAAACCCTTAGTTTTTGCTAGTCTAGCTACATCTCCCatgtttgaaataattttttttagagcttTCCacttcacttattttttttttttctaaacaagcGATTGGTTATCTACTGGACTGCTTTTCAATCACCTTTAGTCATCATAAAAACATAGTTCGAGTTTTGGAACCATTTAAACCTAttttcctcatcattttcacttgaaaacacTATAAGAGTTTAATAAACTCATTAAAACCCCAAAAACTCTCTAATCAgttcaaaaaagtaaaaataaactaaataacaaAGAACTAGTAGACTTATTTTTTGGAATGGTTATAGAAAAACACCACTTTCATTAAACTCTTCTCGATAATATGAACTCATTAATACAAATATTGGCCTTTTTAGTggccaaaatatttttaaccacTCACTTTTTGtctcttagattttttttgataaccttttctcttctctctccgtATCCATGaaccaaaacatgaaaaaaataaagttgggCATCAAAACATGAATCCCAAAAATAATAgggataaaaagataaggaaaaaaaaaacttcagggattaaattgaaagttttcaTGCAAAGATCTAAATGGGGTAtgttttattgttctttttcaaatgttatcttttttttttttaattcctatcTTAAACCTGCaataaaatgtgattttataGAACCAAGAACCaacaaattttcaaatattggaaaataaaagaaacgtAAAACAAAAATGTAATATAACCTGTGAGGATTGAATTGCAAGTTTCAAAAGCTtgatcaacaaaaaagaaactcGACTGTTAACGTGAACATGTGAGTCCACAATGCATTGCATTGTGAGGTGTGCTATATatacaacacacacacacactcctTTCCCTCAATTGGCTTTGGAACATTGAAAGGATATGCTTCAATTTTCTACCAATAGTTCACTTTGTATGGACAATCCATTCAAGGATTAATCGTATTATTTGAACTAATTACTCTTAATTAATGTGTTctcttatgcttttttttttttctaatttgtctttttagtaaaaaatgattatttctaTAAAGCCTTCGACTTACTCTTTTGAGATTACCTAGATGATATCATGGGTTATATGAGGTTTTGCAAAAAATGAAGAAGCATGATTTATGAACATCTTTCTTCATCAAAACTCTCGGTTCTCATCAATGGATCTCTTTCAAAAGGATTCTCTGTTCAGCGAGGACTATGTCAAGGAGATCCGATTTCCCCCTTTCTATTTGACATAGCTGATGAGGGCCTCTCGGTCCTTTTTTAAAAGGCATCTAAGGGGAACATTCTTAAAGGGCTACAattcatatcaagaattttcCTCAGCCACCTGTAATATGTAATATGCATATGACATGCTAATATTCATCCCTGCAGATATTGATCAGTTAGTTCAAGTCAAAAGAATTCTGAGATGGTTTGCTCTGAGTTCAGGCCTATTAATGTTGACGATCACTTATGCTTGCGTTTGGCTACGTCTATTTTTGCAAATCATACTTCCTTCCAAGCAAATATCTTTGCATGCCACTAGGAGCCAATTCATCCCGTATCTTCACATGGAAGCCAGTGGTAGAGAAGTTTCGTAAAAGGCTTCATATGTGGAAAGAGAGATTATTAAGCATGGTTGGACGCCTTTGTCTCATTAAAGTGTCCTTAATTTCTTgcctttatattttatatctgtATTCATGATGCCAAAAGGGGTAGGTAGGCTTCTTTCATCCATCCAAAGACGTTTCTTGTGGTGTGGATGTACCAAACAGAGAACTTTCTGCAAGATCCAATGGAGACTAGTGATGCGTGATAAGAAACAAGGAGGCCTCGGTGTAGGCTCCCTTATATCAAAAAACAAAGCCTTGCAACTGAAATGGATTTAGAGAGTATCTTCCCTAAGCATAAGTTTATGAAAAATGATTATCTCTTTGATGTATAATCTAGCCTATGAGAATAGGATCCTGATTTTCTGTAACCAACCCTCCAAGATTTGGAAGGATATTATGTCCATTGTTCaaactaatgttcttcatgtatTCACGAATCATTGCAAATTCATGATGGGGAATGGCAGGTTAACATCCTTTTGGTTAGACAACTGTATTAGTGATTGCCTTCTTAAAACAGCCTTCCCTAGGCTACATCTTTTGTCTTCCTCTAAATTTGCTTTGGTGGCTGACATGGGTAGATGAAGCAATGGAATCTGGCTCTAGTTCATGCAATGGCACAAACCTCTATTTCATTTTGAACAAGAACAACTATCACTTCTATCATCTTTGCTGGATTTCAAGCCTTTTTTCTGCTGTAAGCTGGATAAGAAAATCTAGACTCTCAACAACGATGGCCTCTTTAGTGTAAAATCTTGTTCCAAAATGATGGACCAGTTGATTTATAGTGGTGCCAAACCATTCCAATCTTCTGTTTAGATAAAACTAACCCAATCAAAAGTGTAACTTTTCCTTTGGCTCTTTGTCCAAAACAAAGTAACcacaaaagattttttatttcagcatGACTACCTCACCTTTCAGGAATCAATATGCACTTCCTGCAATAAAAGCATGGAACCCTCAAGTCACCTCTTCATTCACTACCATTTCACTTGGGGATGTATGGATGAAACTGCTTTTTAATTGgggtttttgtagtttttttccaAAATCTGTTGATAATATGTGTTACTGATGGTCTTCCATGGTTAAAGGCAAGCAACAACATCTCTCATGCCAGCTTCTTTTCTCATGTGTTGTATGGAATCTTTGGCTCCATCGGAATGACATCATTTTTAATTACGCAACCCCTAACCTCCAAATATGTTTCTCCATGGTGTGCCAAAGTGTTGCTTTATGGGTGAGGCTTGATTCCATCTCTTTGGAGCTTAATATAGAGATTGTTAAGTAGGGCGGAGCTagtttctcatgttttttttcgtCCCCCTAATTGCCGCACTCCCCTATTTCAAAGTTGCTACATCTTTTAtgctttcttttcctctttttgttCATCTAATGTAAATTAGGCTATTATATTTGTAgccattttcttaataaaacttttgactattacaaaaaataataattcttcaGGCTAATTAATCTTTATCAAACtcactattttttatatgtatgtacacctaaaataaatatataagtatTAATCATAGAAAACAACAATGATTTATGGTAAAATTGATCAAGagaataactaaataaaaatatcaattaagttGGAAAAGTATTTGATAGACTAAAAGAGTTGCAATAGCATTTGATCAAGTAATTAAAAGTCATGATCGAACTAAGAGAAAATGATtgatgaataaattttaaacatgCGTGGATAATTAAACGAGacaattttattcaaaacaaaaaaaaatagttttattcaaaacaaaaaaaaaaatcatatgatatCAATagaaagtttagtttttttttttttttttcccgtatTGAATAATGGtaaatgttttcttaaaaacgtGAAGAACATTTAAACTGATGCAGGAACGTGAAGAGCATGTATATTGATATGCATGCCTCTGCCTGCAATGGAGGCGGATTCCCTTGCTAATTGTTTCCCTAAGAAGGGTAGACGTGTCATTTCAACCAAGGATCCAGTCTATATTAGTGATGGTACATATTCAATATTGATCGATGGTTTCACAGCTTGGTCTGGTGATTATTTTGTCCTTGAATAATTATCAAATTCAGAGAAGTTCATTATCTCATGTTATGTTCACCTGgtttaatttcaagcttaaaatttgttttggttCACGTGCTGCAtcctatttatttatgatatcaaaaacttaattcaattaaaaaacttaaaaaataaaaatcaaatttaatttaaaagaaaaaaaatagaatgaattTTCGCAAAAACTATAATGAGAGTATACTTTTaatcaaaaacttaatttttttattcaaggacttttttttatgaaaaagtgtttttttaatgaaaagtattatttttttaaataaaaatttattatgattatgaaagatagttatatttaaaaaattttgaatctaTTATTTTACGCATCTATATGAAAAAGATTTAAGAACAATAAAtctaagaaaattatataaaaaatacaatatagaaaaataaatattttatccttattaaataacaacaagtaaattattttaaaaatatttaatattaagttaatacataattatttataaagcaATTGACAATATCATCATAGAAAATACCCTAATCTTCTTTAAAACAATGAACAAATTGGATAACCACTTAAatgttatattaataaattgatttaaagagatttgtttttattaaaagtagaaaaataagaaatacatGGTTAGACTCATACGCTATTATTtgtctaatatttttttgactttTCAACCATTTCTGAATGGTTGAAAAGTCAGTGTATAAAGTTTTTgtactttaaaattttaattttaaatttatagtcaCCTCAAGAacatcctaatttttttaataaatccatTTCAagccccccccccaaaaaaaaaaaaaccctatataTGCATGCCTCTAGCACATTGTAGAGAGGAGATAAAGTGAGGCCATAAGAAAATATCAGCCAATGGAGTACCTTTTTTACCTGCTACTAATTGCTTTCACTTGGGCATGTCTACGCGTGCCCATCGCATCCATTCTACTTCGCCGGAAGTCCGGTTGCACCGTCCTCCCACCTGGCCCTCGCCAATTGCCGATAATTGGAAACATATTAGCCCTCGGTGACAAGCCCCACCGAACACTTGCTAAACTCTCACAAACTTATGGACCTTTAATGACCCTCAAGCTTGGTAGGATAACCACAATAGTCATCTCCTCTCCGAATATTGCCAAAGAAGCATTACAGAAACATGACCAAGCCTTGTCTAGCAGAACAGTTGCAGATGCTCTTCGTGGACACCACGAAAACTCAATCTTATGGTTGCCTGCGTCGACTCATTGGAAATTTCTCAGAAAACTCGCTGCCACACAAATGTTCACTTCGCAAAGGCTTGATGCCAGCCAAGCCCTACGTGGAAAGAAGGTTCAAGAATTGCTAGAATATGTTCATGAAAATTGCAACAACGGACTCGCTGTCGACATTGGTAGATCTGTTTTCACAACTTCcctcaatttaatttcaaacaccTTCTTCTCTCTTGATATAGCCAATTTCAATTCTGATTTGTCTCAAGAGTTCAGCGAACTTGTGGTGGGTGTCACGGAACAAATTGGCAAGCCAAATATTGCCGACTATTTCCCAATACTTCGATTAGTAGATCCACAAGGTCTAAGACGAAAgacgaaaaattatttcaaaagattAACTCAAATTTTTGATAGTATCATCAACGAGAGGACACGACCTTCTTCTTCGGTTGCATCCAAGGCAAGCCATGATGTACTTGATGCCCTGCTGATTCTAGCCAAAGAAGACAATACTGAATTGAGCTCCACTGACATACAGGTTTTGCTTATTGTAAGTATTGAGATTAGATTATCTAATTGATAATTATGACCAAGTTTTTCTGCACACTAACCTTCAGTTCTGAAATTAATTATCTTACGTGTTTACATCAGGATTTTTTCATTGCGGGCACTGACACTACCTCAAGCACAGTAGAGTGGGCCATGACAGAGTTATTACTGAACCCTGATAAAATGGTCAAAGCCAAAATGGAGCTCCAACAATTCGAAGGACCGGTTCAAGAATCAGACATCTCCAAGTGTCCTTACCTTCAAGCAATAGTCAAAGAGACATTTCGGCTGCACCCACCAGCACCGCTCCTGCTGCCCCGTAAAGCCGTATCCGAAGTAGAGATGCAAGGCTTCACAGTGCCCAAAAATGCACAAATACTAATCAATATTTGGGCAATAGGAAGAGATCCAGCCATATGGCCAGATCCTAATTCGTTCAAGCCTGAAAGGTTCTTAGAATGCCAAGCTGACGTGAAAGGAAGAGATTTTGAGCTAATGCCATTTGGAGCAGGAAGAAGGATTTGCCCTGGATTGCCTCTGGCCCACAAGATGGTGCATTTGACGTTGGCATCTCTCATCCACTCTTTTGATTGGAAGATTGCGGATGACCTGACACCAGAGGATATAGACATGAGTGAAACGTTTGGGCTTACATTGCATAAGAGTGAGCCTCTCCGGGCTATACCCATGAAAACGTGAACTTGTTTCTCTACAATGTTACCATGGCCTCCGGGACGAGGTATGAGATATTATTACGTTCTATTCCCTTTGCTGGATTTGGACAGGGCACGCCTTGTTACTAACCGGGAGAACTGTTTCccgaaattagaaatataaaataaaaacggaGCTGTCTAAACTTTATTGACTCTGATAAGGGGGTGTTGACTCTGATATTCTCTGTTATGTTTATGGGTTTCTGGCCTGCTTGCTCTCCCTTTTTCTACTGTctcctct
It encodes the following:
- the LOC118042246 gene encoding cytochrome P450 76T24, whose translation is MEYLFYLLLIAFTWACLRVPIASILLRRKSGCTVLPPGPRQLPIIGNILALGDKPHRTLAKLSQTYGPLMTLKLGRITTIVISSPNIAKEALQKHDQALSSRTVADALRGHHENSILWLPASTHWKFLRKLAATQMFTSQRLDASQALRGKKVQELLEYVHENCNNGLAVDIGRSVFTTSLNLISNTFFSLDIANFNSDLSQEFSELVVGVTEQIGKPNIADYFPILRLVDPQGLRRKTKNYFKRLTQIFDSIINERTRPSSSVASKASHDVLDALLILAKEDNTELSSTDIQVLLIDFFIAGTDTTSSTVEWAMTELLLNPDKMVKAKMELQQFEGPVQESDISKCPYLQAIVKETFRLHPPAPLLLPRKAVSEVEMQGFTVPKNAQILINIWAIGRDPAIWPDPNSFKPERFLECQADVKGRDFELMPFGAGRRICPGLPLAHKMVHLTLASLIHSFDWKIADDLTPEDIDMSETFGLTLHKSEPLRAIPMKT